One Bacteroidetes Order II. bacterium genomic region harbors:
- a CDS encoding PIG-L family deacetylase, protein MNILVIAAHPDDEVLGCGGTIARHIANGHTVHVCILGEGATSRFDRREEAPRQLVDFLATASQKAANLLGVRSVQALQLPDQRFDTLPFLDMVKLLTSVIEEKKPEVVYTQHGGDLNLDHTITFRATLTACRPLQGCPVRALYAYEVPSSTEYAFGKFSPIFQPDTFVDISTFLAGKIAAMQCYAPEMRPFPHPRSEEVLRSIATRWGSQVGLVAAEAFQTIFRICS, encoded by the coding sequence ATGAACATCCTTGTTATTGCCGCACACCCAGACGACGAGGTTTTGGGCTGTGGCGGAACCATCGCCCGCCACATCGCAAATGGCCATACTGTACATGTTTGTATTTTAGGCGAGGGCGCAACCTCGCGCTTTGACCGCCGCGAAGAGGCTCCTCGGCAACTTGTTGATTTTTTAGCCACAGCAAGCCAAAAAGCAGCTAACCTGCTTGGCGTTAGGTCCGTTCAGGCTTTGCAATTGCCCGATCAACGCTTTGATACATTGCCTTTCTTAGACATGGTAAAACTCCTGACAAGCGTAATCGAAGAGAAAAAGCCAGAAGTGGTCTATACACAGCACGGAGGGGATCTGAACTTAGATCATACCATTACCTTTCGTGCCACCCTCACCGCTTGCCGCCCTCTTCAGGGCTGTCCTGTCCGTGCATTGTATGCGTATGAAGTCCCTTCCTCCACCGAATATGCTTTTGGTAAGTTTTCTCCCATCTTTCAACCAGACACCTTTGTGGATATTTCCACTTTTCTTGCGGGTAAAATAGCAGCCATGCAATGTTATGCACCCGAAATGCGCCCATTCCCCCATCCTCGCTCCGAGGAGGTGCTCCGTAGTATTGCCACTCGCTGGGGGTCACAAGTGGGGCTGGTAGCAGCAGAAGCCTTTCAAACCATCTTCCGCATTTGCTCCTAA
- a CDS encoding TolC family protein has product MRFFHRYLLALLFLMPGLLAAQPTSPPSRKVHMTLDEAIQIGLVNNYLLRSAALGQSEVNSQVEEGFSNLYPKINLSGNYQRNLLSSNPFAGSSAGNIFTGLGQIGWLGFNEQARTDNDESTTPITLQEYYRRIAEGQTAAGIPTNSSANPFAVENNVTGNIAISQTLYNAAIGEGLRATRVLQSITASGFLRQQQQIVSQIRSAFYRVMLAREQVSVLQNSMERLTETTRDVGKTVQQGLAPRFQRLSAEVELGNLNTQKIVAANNSALALSGLKLLLGLPIETEIDIKASWEELTEKASETDGLNLRAALDVAMNNRPDLVQAQKNIVLQEIQKGVTTALGKPIVSAFSNISYIGRIPSNRTYSVQDANDPFKFTKERNRIFSDGYWDPNITVGLQVSWSLYDGGTRKYQRQRNQLSIERAKIQEVQLQESIRLEVEQAFLSLSSAFERMTSQRHNIARAEENYRITSTRLREGVGNQLEERQASELLDQSKLAYVVAIFDYLNAKNSLQTAMGKLPFVESKVPEFAPARTGGIWNYVNKFYKVQ; this is encoded by the coding sequence ATGCGTTTTTTTCACCGTTATCTTCTCGCCCTTCTCTTCCTAATGCCCGGATTATTGGCAGCGCAACCTACAAGTCCTCCCTCTCGAAAAGTCCATATGACCCTCGATGAGGCCATTCAAATCGGCTTGGTGAATAATTACCTGCTCCGTTCGGCTGCGCTTGGTCAATCCGAGGTAAATTCTCAGGTAGAAGAAGGTTTTAGCAACCTTTACCCCAAAATCAACCTTTCCGGCAATTACCAACGCAATTTGCTTAGTTCCAATCCATTTGCAGGCTCTAGTGCGGGTAATATTTTTACGGGTCTGGGGCAAATTGGCTGGCTGGGCTTTAATGAACAAGCCCGAACGGACAACGATGAAAGCACCACACCGATCACCCTTCAGGAGTACTACCGCAGAATCGCCGAAGGCCAAACCGCTGCGGGCATTCCGACCAATAGCAGTGCAAACCCTTTTGCCGTAGAAAATAACGTTACAGGTAATATCGCCATCAGCCAGACTTTATACAATGCCGCAATTGGCGAAGGACTACGTGCAACACGGGTGCTTCAATCTATTACGGCTTCTGGATTTTTGCGCCAACAACAACAAATCGTAAGCCAGATCCGCAGTGCGTTTTATCGGGTGATGCTGGCACGCGAACAGGTTTCCGTCCTTCAGAACAGTATGGAACGCCTAACGGAGACCACCCGCGATGTCGGCAAGACTGTCCAACAGGGCCTTGCTCCTCGTTTTCAACGCCTTTCTGCCGAAGTAGAATTGGGCAACCTGAATACACAAAAAATTGTTGCGGCCAACAATTCAGCACTTGCCCTTTCTGGTCTAAAACTTCTGCTTGGGCTACCTATAGAGACCGAAATTGACATCAAAGCCTCGTGGGAAGAACTCACGGAAAAAGCAAGCGAAACCGATGGCCTAAATTTGCGTGCAGCCCTTGATGTGGCCATGAACAACCGTCCGGATTTGGTGCAGGCCCAAAAAAACATTGTCCTTCAGGAAATTCAGAAAGGGGTCACCACAGCCTTGGGCAAGCCCATTGTGAGTGCCTTTTCCAATATTTCATACATAGGACGCATCCCCAGTAACCGCACCTACTCGGTACAGGATGCCAATGATCCGTTCAAATTCACCAAAGAGCGTAATCGTATTTTCAGTGACGGGTATTGGGATCCCAATATAACGGTCGGATTACAGGTTTCGTGGAGTCTTTATGACGGTGGTACAAGAAAATACCAACGGCAACGCAACCAGCTATCCATCGAACGTGCAAAAATTCAGGAAGTACAATTGCAGGAAAGTATTCGATTAGAAGTAGAACAAGCCTTTTTATCCCTTTCTTCAGCTTTCGAACGCATGACAAGTCAGCGACACAACATCGCCCGTGCCGAAGAAAACTACCGAATCACCTCCACCCGTCTTCGCGAGGGTGTTGGAAACCAGTTAGAAGAACGCCAAGCCTCCGAACTCTTAGACCAGAGTAAATTGGCATATGTAGTGGCGATCTTCGACTACCTCAATGCCAAAAATAGCCTTCAGACTGCGATGGGTAAATTACCTTTTGTAGAATCGAAAGTCCCTGAATTTGCTCCGGCACGCACTGGCGGCATCTGGAATTATGTCAATAAGTTTTATAAAGTACAATAA
- a CDS encoding TetR/AcrR family transcriptional regulator: protein MESLSRKERERLNRRREMLQAGIRVFAEKGYERASIEEIAQRAEFGKGTLYLYFPKGKEEMLRAIVQDLAEEEFQLVENVFLQSQEQQRSFEQTFRAFIRAYLDHYHQEKDHFRLVVKVLNRLMLSDEDALKELVLSLKAKTISRFSGFLEEAMQRGEVRSFHAEALTHMIFGNLHGYIMYDTFLHNPPLPCTPTQISPANDAQEWLCLLLLHGISQQPSSTAVLPRSI from the coding sequence ATGGAATCCCTTTCACGCAAGGAAAGAGAACGATTGAACCGCCGTCGCGAAATGCTTCAGGCGGGGATTCGGGTATTTGCTGAAAAGGGATATGAACGGGCTTCGATAGAAGAGATTGCCCAACGCGCCGAGTTTGGCAAAGGGACGTTGTATCTCTATTTCCCAAAAGGAAAAGAAGAGATGTTACGTGCCATTGTTCAGGACCTTGCAGAAGAAGAATTTCAGTTGGTTGAAAATGTATTCCTGCAATCCCAGGAACAACAACGATCCTTTGAACAAACTTTTCGGGCATTTATTCGCGCCTATTTAGACCATTATCACCAAGAAAAAGACCATTTTCGTTTGGTGGTAAAAGTCCTAAACCGCCTGATGCTCTCGGATGAGGATGCGTTAAAAGAACTGGTTTTGTCGTTAAAAGCCAAAACGATTTCACGTTTTTCTGGTTTCTTAGAAGAAGCCATGCAGCGTGGTGAAGTCCGGTCTTTTCATGCAGAAGCCCTTACCCACATGATATTTGGCAATTTACATGGCTATATCATGTATGATACTTTTTTGCATAATCCCCCTTTGCCTTGTACCCCCACCCAGATAAGCCCTGCAAACGATGCCCAAGAGTGGCTTTGCTTGCTTTTATTACACGGGATTTCCCAACAGCCTTCTTCCACAGCAGTACTCCCACGGTCTATTTAA